A window of Cryptomeria japonica chromosome 3, Sugi_1.0, whole genome shotgun sequence contains these coding sequences:
- the LOC131030989 gene encoding uncharacterized protein LOC131030989 — translation MGNCFVKREALPNNCPAIYPDAQGLFSSSEGSFEPLETYETHVSSSLDFNGGTCSSSKDLSVPCSCSVNYAQIDHDSVIMKTAIQEEVSVGGSVKERSCKLANLLEKSFVENDHPPMELVTARFSPILLSPLRKPSGKSSSVGLEVPVHSKSESPRTKFVGLIMNHLGKSLSSVRSNSVRSSSSSSKVDSFNSEMIFNANAGDGISGARNPKDSPNFSSIFSQISIEKNCQSRSSGLCRSYSLAVEGEKAFGSPLSVESNNLWEKTRECSPFDEFSDSSSDLFDIDFLKPDRVAGVTFSVH, via the exons ATGGGAAACTGCTTCGTTAAGCGCGAGGCTTTGCCCAATAATTGTCCAGCAATCTACCCAGATGCACAGGGccttttttcttcttctgaagGTAGTTTTGAGCCATTGGAGACATATGAAACTCATGTTTCTTCAAGCTTGGATTTTAATGGCGGCACTTGTTCTTCAAGCAAAGATTTGTCTGTCCCCTGTTCCTGCTCTGTGAATTATGCCCAGATCGACCATGATTCTGTGATCATGAAAACTGCAATTCAAGAGGAAGTAAGTGTAGGAGGATCTGTAAAAGAGCGATCTTGCAAGCTCGCTAATCTTCTAGAGAAGTCATTTGTTGAGAACGATCATCCTCCCATGGAGCTGGTTACAGCCAGGTTCAGTCCCATTCTGTTGTCTCCACTCAGAAAGCCCAGTGGAAAAAGTTCCAGTGTGGGATTGGAAGTTCCTGTGCATTCAAAGTCTGAAAGCCCTCGTACCAAATTTGTCGGACTGATTATGAACCATCTTGGGAAGAGTCTGAGCTCTGTTAGGAGCAACAGTGTAAGAAGCAGCAGCAGCAGCAGTAAAGTTGATTCTTTTAACTCTGAGATGATCTTTAATGCTAACGCTGGAGATGGGATTTCAGGGGCCCGGAATCCAAAGGACTCGCccaatttttcttcaatttttagtCAGATCAGTATTGAAAAAAACTGTCAATCCCGCTCATCAG GTCTGTGCAGATCATACAGTCTAGCAGTAGAAGGTGAGAAGGCATTTGGTTCTCCTTTATCGGTTGAGAGCAATAATTTATGGGAGAAAACAAGAGAATGCTCACCATTTGATGAATTCAGTGACTCAAGCTCTGACCTCTTCGATATAGATTTCCTAAAGCCTGACCGTGTTGCAGGTGTCACATTTTCTGTGCACTGA